In Opitutus sp., one genomic interval encodes:
- a CDS encoding type II/IV secretion system protein has translation MMPQTSASSSSENLLTHAGRCLCKSLRDRGLTNAQVDNLLEEYRSREGSRALSEMFIEHGFATEREIADWLSKAHGLPLAASEDYLVQADVARVLSRALCRQRGVLPVRREAGKVVILCYDPEVSQFAQVTQALTQHPHRFVIAPRSDILAVLDALDAPTIRLESENEWASFVEAQFKEMSLTPGASDLHVVPEEHTVQIKFRIDGKLVARRTVAGEFRDRLVTALKLSANRAEDGRTLLKDRLGGIDVAIRTRPQDGSAVRRYGSKRMGLRYSFIPTLHGESVVVRFLDQDAQVGDLASLGMLPDHVELYRAAVRKADGLIINCGPTGHGKSTTLAAAVQYIDIHNKRVITIEDPVEYRLRGVTQIQANISPDMGFAEVLRALMRHNPNVVILGEMRDPETAKSGLSLSNTGHLLLTTTHANTGLGGIIRLIDLAVEPAMVAASIQLLLGQRLVRRVCIHCRQTHSRQDELMEEHGETLERAKAAKVIRGPLGFFEAGPGCAACNQTGFRGRMAILELRKPDSVLRKRISEEKHEFDLAAAERTFVDSFLAGRLSDRTLLMDGMFKAAMGWTTPEEVFSASSIE, from the coding sequence ATGATGCCTCAGACTTCAGCCTCATCTTCCTCCGAAAACCTGCTCACCCACGCCGGGCGTTGCTTGTGCAAGAGCCTGCGGGATCGCGGCCTGACCAATGCACAGGTGGACAACCTGCTAGAAGAATACCGCAGCCGAGAGGGCAGCCGCGCCTTGTCCGAGATGTTTATCGAGCACGGCTTCGCCACCGAACGCGAAATCGCCGATTGGCTTTCCAAGGCTCACGGCTTACCTCTAGCGGCGAGCGAGGATTATCTCGTGCAGGCCGATGTCGCCCGGGTCCTTTCCCGTGCCTTGTGCCGCCAGCGTGGCGTGCTGCCCGTGCGCCGCGAGGCGGGAAAAGTCGTGATTCTGTGTTATGACCCCGAGGTGTCCCAGTTCGCCCAGGTCACCCAGGCGCTGACGCAGCACCCGCACCGCTTCGTGATCGCTCCGCGCAGCGACATCCTCGCGGTTTTGGACGCGCTCGATGCCCCCACCATCCGCCTTGAATCGGAGAACGAGTGGGCCAGTTTTGTCGAAGCGCAATTCAAGGAGATGTCGCTTACCCCGGGTGCCTCTGACTTGCACGTCGTTCCCGAGGAGCACACCGTGCAGATCAAGTTCCGCATCGACGGCAAACTGGTCGCTCGCCGCACGGTCGCCGGCGAGTTCCGCGACCGCCTCGTCACCGCGCTTAAGTTGTCCGCCAACCGCGCCGAGGACGGCCGCACGCTGCTCAAAGACCGCCTCGGCGGCATCGATGTGGCCATCCGCACCCGCCCGCAGGATGGCAGCGCCGTGCGCCGCTACGGCTCCAAGCGCATGGGCCTGCGCTACAGCTTCATCCCGACCCTGCATGGGGAATCGGTGGTGGTGCGCTTTCTCGATCAAGACGCGCAGGTGGGCGACCTCGCCTCGCTGGGCATGTTGCCCGACCACGTCGAGCTCTACCGCGCAGCGGTGCGCAAGGCCGACGGCCTGATCATCAATTGCGGACCCACCGGTCACGGCAAGAGCACCACCTTGGCGGCGGCGGTGCAGTACATCGACATCCATAACAAGCGGGTGATCACCATCGAGGATCCCGTCGAGTACCGCCTGCGCGGCGTCACCCAGATCCAGGCCAACATCTCCCCGGACATGGGCTTTGCCGAAGTGCTGCGTGCGCTCATGCGCCACAACCCCAACGTCGTCATTCTGGGTGAAATGCGCGATCCCGAGACGGCCAAGTCGGGCCTTTCCCTTTCCAACACCGGCCACCTCCTGCTCACCACCACCCACGCCAACACCGGCTTGGGCGGCATCATCCGCTTGATCGATCTGGCGGTGGAGCCGGCCATGGTGGCGGCCTCCATCCAACTCCTACTGGGGCAACGTCTGGTACGTCGGGTGTGCATTCATTGTCGCCAAACGCATTCTCGCCAGGACGAGCTGATGGAAGAACATGGCGAGACGCTGGAGCGCGCCAAGGCGGCCAAGGTCATCCGCGGTCCGCTCGGGTTTTTTGAAGCCGGCCCGGGCTGCGCCGCTTGCAACCAGACCGGGTTTCGCGGGCGCATGGCCATTCTCGAATTGCGCAAGCCCGACTCCGTCCTGCGCAAGCGCATCAGTGAGGAGAAACACGAATTCGACCTCGCGGCGGCCGAGCGTACCTTTGTCGATTCATTTTTGGCGGGTCGTCTGAGCGACCGCACCTTGCTCATGGACGGCATGTTTAAGGCCGCCATGGGCTGGACCACGCCCGAAGAAGTCTTTTCCGCCTCCAGTATCGAATAA
- a CDS encoding secretin N-terminal domain-containing protein translates to MIDTLSRTYRIPIVLDAEVQGSVTVRTYDTTLRGVLDTLCRSNGWHYSIEGSADYTFVIVRRFITRIYSVDYIQLQQTVSSSASVSVSSGTSSGGGSSSDSSGSSGSSGSSSGGGTGSSSVSLSSSTETDFWTRFETDARALIKADEIVVVNKFAGVLQVRATPETHAQIETYLNSVMKRVRRSATITVRLLRVDLNDSNKQGVNWDVTAFSIGSGNNSPKIGQPFRGDAGFSGFGSDTNFTGSVGPAQLPGDTVRAVVSSGKVSALISALKEQGNVTVENRTIGWSLNNQTTLVQVSDDRPFFTRTSETTISNVAGGNTSGSSTSSSTYQQTNISFGAILEMTPQIDDNLVTTLNIAPSLTDFKGLVQSPDGFSTAANVGVRRQRSTVVLRNGETAVLGGYISDTKGSKMRGIPGLSSIPYVGRLFRTDATISERSEFVILVTVEAQDLRPSSPRNVVLPGPGDSISPRMRQLMNEPISTGTGGKSDVIADPVAAPPAPNNLQYIEP, encoded by the coding sequence GTGATCGACACCCTCTCGCGCACCTACCGCATTCCCATCGTCTTGGACGCCGAAGTGCAGGGCTCGGTCACGGTGCGTACCTACGATACCACCTTGCGTGGGGTACTCGATACGCTGTGCCGCTCGAATGGCTGGCATTACAGCATCGAAGGCAGCGCTGATTACACGTTCGTTATCGTCCGGCGCTTTATCACCCGGATTTACTCGGTTGATTATATCCAGCTGCAGCAAACGGTCTCCTCCTCGGCCAGTGTCTCGGTTTCGAGTGGTACCAGCAGTGGCGGTGGCAGCTCTTCCGATTCTTCCGGTTCTTCCGGTTCCTCGGGCTCCAGCTCGGGCGGAGGCACCGGCAGTTCAAGCGTTTCCCTGTCATCAAGCACGGAAACCGATTTTTGGACCCGTTTTGAGACGGATGCTCGTGCACTGATCAAGGCCGACGAAATAGTGGTGGTCAACAAGTTCGCAGGCGTCCTTCAAGTGCGCGCCACCCCGGAGACGCATGCCCAGATCGAAACTTATCTCAATTCCGTGATGAAGCGGGTGCGCCGCAGTGCCACCATAACAGTGCGACTGTTGCGCGTTGACCTCAATGATTCGAACAAACAGGGCGTGAATTGGGATGTCACCGCTTTCTCTATTGGTTCAGGGAACAATTCCCCGAAGATCGGCCAGCCTTTCCGAGGCGATGCCGGTTTCTCCGGTTTTGGCTCAGACACCAATTTTACGGGATCAGTCGGCCCGGCCCAACTCCCGGGCGATACCGTGCGCGCAGTCGTTTCCTCGGGAAAAGTATCGGCGCTGATTTCAGCCTTGAAGGAACAGGGCAACGTCACCGTCGAAAACCGCACCATCGGTTGGTCGCTTAACAACCAGACCACGTTGGTTCAAGTCTCCGATGACCGGCCGTTTTTCACGCGCACGTCCGAGACAACTATCAGCAACGTCGCAGGCGGCAACACCTCGGGCTCCTCCACCAGCTCAAGCACTTACCAGCAGACCAATATCTCCTTTGGTGCGATCTTGGAAATGACCCCCCAGATCGACGACAACTTGGTGACTACGCTCAACATCGCGCCGTCACTCACCGATTTTAAGGGGCTAGTGCAGTCTCCCGACGGTTTTTCCACCGCTGCGAACGTGGGGGTGCGCCGCCAGCGTTCCACCGTGGTGTTGCGCAACGGGGAAACCGCCGTTTTGGGCGGCTACATCTCCGACACCAAGGGGTCCAAGATGCGCGGTATACCCGGTCTTTCTTCCATCCCATATGTTGGCAGGCTCTTCCGCACGGACGCCACGATTTCCGAGCGCAGTGAGTTTGTCATTCTGGTCACCGTGGAGGCGCAGGATCTTCGCCCGAGCAGCCCGCGCAACGTCGTGTTGCCCGGCCCCGGCGACAGCATTTCGCCGCGCATGCGACAGCTCATGAATGAACCGATCAGTACAGGCACCGGCGGCAAGTCGGATGTGATCGCCGATCCGGTCGCAGCACCACCCGCTCCCAATAACCTCCAGTATATCGAACCATGA
- the tadA gene encoding Flp pilus assembly complex ATPase component TadA has protein sequence MLKGLQMEASDWHFTAGSRLCWRVFGSVVWSESELWSEQEVLAAWQALCLEKASSVPLRDRSRSADDRTISFQLDSMPVPRRFRVHAKRCETGFSFNLRLIAETAATVDQLQLPAALVDLVTTRGSGIILVTGQTGSGKSTTLAALIELLNQTQPIKIVTYEAPIEVIFNNRQALVQQHDVGDLASSHVSDFVDSAKSAMREDPDVVMFGELRDKASISMAVEVAETGHLVLATLHTGDAATAISRLVSANDMGDSAFWKSKVASQLIAVVSQRLIPTRSGKLRGNYELLICNTAIANLIRQEDYVQISSAMGLGRSIGMQSFDDHLAALVAVRDYTPSEVLKFVPVPQETLRVLVTKNLVNTREEAELKKKYAL, from the coding sequence TTGCTGAAAGGCCTGCAAATGGAGGCCTCGGACTGGCATTTCACGGCCGGTAGCCGTCTGTGTTGGCGGGTGTTTGGGAGCGTGGTGTGGTCGGAGAGCGAGCTTTGGTCGGAGCAGGAAGTCTTGGCTGCCTGGCAAGCGCTTTGTCTCGAAAAGGCGAGTAGCGTGCCGTTGCGCGACCGGTCCCGAAGTGCTGACGATCGCACGATTTCTTTTCAATTAGACTCCATGCCGGTGCCGCGCCGTTTCCGCGTCCATGCCAAACGCTGCGAGACTGGTTTTAGTTTTAATTTACGCTTGATTGCGGAGACCGCCGCGACCGTCGATCAGCTGCAATTGCCGGCCGCCCTGGTGGATCTCGTTACCACTCGTGGCTCAGGGATTATTTTGGTCACGGGTCAGACCGGTTCGGGTAAATCCACCACGTTGGCCGCATTGATTGAACTGCTGAACCAGACCCAGCCGATAAAAATCGTCACCTACGAGGCACCCATTGAGGTGATCTTTAATAACCGCCAGGCCTTGGTGCAGCAGCACGACGTGGGCGATCTGGCCTCGTCCCACGTGAGCGATTTTGTGGATTCGGCGAAATCGGCCATGCGTGAGGATCCAGATGTGGTGATGTTTGGGGAGCTTCGCGACAAAGCCTCTATCTCTATGGCGGTCGAGGTTGCGGAAACCGGGCACCTGGTTCTCGCCACGTTGCACACCGGAGACGCAGCCACCGCCATCAGCCGCTTGGTCTCGGCCAACGACATGGGCGACAGTGCTTTTTGGAAATCCAAAGTAGCGTCCCAGCTCATCGCGGTCGTCTCCCAGCGCCTCATTCCGACGCGCTCCGGCAAGCTGAGGGGCAATTATGAACTCCTTATCTGCAATACTGCGATAGCCAACCTGATACGGCAGGAGGATTATGTGCAAATTTCCAGTGCGATGGGCCTGGGTCGCTCCATCGGCATGCAGTCGTTTGACGATCATTTGGCGGCCTTGGTGGCCGTGCGCGATTACACACCTTCCGAAGTTCTCAAATTCGTTCCCGTTCCCCAGGAAACTCTTAGAGTTCTGGTGACCAAGAACTTGGTGAACACACGGGAAGAAGCCGAGCTAAAGAAAAAATATGCGCTTTAA
- a CDS encoding transcriptional regulator, with product MKKTLSKSASSNTPSEVDETTLLDEIIALKRQLPGATALPSTRALGLKFGCASTTIFRTLMRLVAEGVLWQHPVNGRFYPISARASLERPKPLACLIRRVELRSALYREFLEGISTGCGKERRTMLLWHDELLVNHPDLNSPPSFALPPEQKAILKHFLNHHGESSGGYILDHIWDDEALRQVSRKLQPAVLLYRRAPADLHIRNVYADFPAAAMLAITHLLGKGFNQIIPVQPFGGDPAVEEFLTQLESIVDLLGCRDKLTPRVPADMGVISKSLKRNTRAALIVPEDHVAVRLCAEIRAEGWNLPADAGVLCVMGTSVSDNTGISRLRFDFREMGAKAVALLRQGTPQSISMTGILEPGNTT from the coding sequence ATGAAGAAAACACTGTCGAAGTCGGCCTCCTCGAATACCCCTTCGGAAGTGGATGAGACGACCCTGCTCGATGAGATTATAGCTCTTAAACGCCAACTTCCGGGTGCAACGGCACTTCCATCGACCCGTGCGCTGGGCCTTAAATTTGGATGCGCCAGCACGACCATATTTCGCACCTTGATGAGGCTCGTCGCGGAGGGCGTTCTGTGGCAACATCCGGTCAACGGACGGTTTTATCCGATCTCGGCGCGGGCCTCATTGGAACGTCCTAAGCCGTTGGCGTGTCTTATCCGGCGAGTGGAGTTGCGTAGTGCGCTGTATCGTGAATTTCTGGAGGGAATCAGCACGGGTTGTGGCAAAGAACGCCGCACAATGTTGCTCTGGCACGACGAGTTACTGGTCAACCATCCTGATCTGAACTCGCCGCCGTCGTTTGCACTTCCCCCTGAGCAAAAGGCGATTTTAAAGCACTTTCTTAACCATCATGGCGAATCCTCGGGTGGGTATATTTTGGATCACATCTGGGACGATGAAGCGCTCAGGCAGGTATCGCGCAAACTGCAGCCGGCGGTGTTGCTCTATCGCCGGGCACCGGCCGACCTGCACATAAGAAATGTGTATGCCGATTTCCCTGCTGCCGCCATGCTGGCGATCACCCACTTGCTGGGAAAGGGGTTTAACCAAATCATTCCCGTGCAGCCGTTTGGAGGCGACCCAGCCGTAGAGGAGTTTCTCACGCAATTGGAGTCCATCGTCGATTTGCTGGGTTGCAGGGATAAGCTTACGCCCCGAGTTCCTGCAGACATGGGTGTGATCAGTAAAAGTCTCAAACGGAACACCCGTGCGGCCCTCATCGTGCCGGAGGATCACGTGGCGGTCCGGCTATGCGCGGAAATACGGGCAGAAGGTTGGAACCTTCCGGCCGACGCGGGCGTTCTCTGCGTGATGGGCACTTCGGTAAGCGACAACACCGGAATCAGCCGACTTCGCTTCGATTTCCGAGAGATGGGTGCCAAGGCGGTAGCATTACTTCGTCAAGGAACACCGCAGAGCATCTCGATGACCGGTATTTTGGAACCAGGCAACACCACCTGA
- a CDS encoding transposase has protein sequence MPPFLPPEKAHPEGESENPDHKATPSDAAEVLIVDTPGGRFRAQFAPELPVSPLGALVFFTQYLCATGGFEALVADTPLCYSSNRAHRPRDVIGTLLLGMLSGHYRYAHLAALRGDDIAPSLLGLKSIVSEDCVRRALARIGAEQGQDWLRRHLDQTCHGFLDNQWILDIDVTIKPIYGRQEGASIGYNPQKPGRPSHAYHTYWIATLRLCLDVEVHPGDQSAAGHGFAGLWALIDRLPAERRPHLLRGDCAYGQEALLSEAEARKLNYLFKLRRTAKARELVAALERTTTTAWTDAGQGWQGCESCLRLQGWNRARRVVVLRRRLNDQRHPRARRRLVREQADHALLLNIPDAAACEPIIYEHQILVTSLPYEILTLATLYRERGGAENPFDELKNQWSWSGFTSQELNSCQHAARLAALVYNWWTLYHRLLQPGQHHEAVSTRPRLLCGATRQSEHSGQRRLDVRLSHAEAPRLSELITKLARWLHGILHNAEQWSVAQRWGQIVARILQENFPVLGPEPPLATAPS, from the coding sequence ATGCCGCCGTTTTTACCGCCGGAAAAAGCTCACCCCGAGGGTGAGTCAGAAAACCCTGATCACAAGGCAACGCCAAGCGATGCCGCCGAGGTGTTGATTGTGGATACACCCGGAGGACGTTTTCGTGCGCAGTTCGCCCCAGAGTTGCCGGTGAGCCCCTTGGGGGCACTGGTGTTTTTCACGCAGTACTTGTGTGCGACAGGAGGCTTCGAGGCACTGGTTGCGGACACGCCGCTTTGTTACAGCAGCAACCGCGCACACCGCCCTCGCGACGTGATTGGAACCCTGCTTTTGGGGATGCTCTCCGGGCACTATCGCTACGCGCACCTCGCGGCCCTGCGCGGCGACGACATTGCCCCGAGCCTGCTCGGACTTAAGTCGATTGTCAGCGAGGATTGTGTGCGCCGGGCGCTGGCTCGCATCGGTGCCGAGCAGGGGCAGGACTGGTTGCGGCGTCACCTCGACCAAACCTGTCATGGGTTTTTGGATAACCAGTGGATCCTCGACATCGATGTCACCATCAAGCCCATCTATGGACGTCAGGAAGGTGCCAGCATCGGCTATAACCCGCAAAAGCCCGGACGCCCCAGCCACGCCTACCACACCTACTGGATCGCCACCTTGCGCCTGTGTCTGGACGTGGAGGTGCACCCCGGCGATCAATCCGCCGCCGGACATGGTTTTGCGGGGCTGTGGGCGCTCATCGACCGACTGCCAGCCGAGCGCCGGCCCCATCTTTTGCGCGGTGACTGCGCCTATGGCCAGGAGGCGCTGCTCAGTGAAGCTGAAGCGCGTAAACTCAACTATTTGTTCAAACTGCGCCGCACCGCCAAGGCCCGCGAGCTGGTGGCCGCGCTTGAACGCACCACCACCACCGCTTGGACCGACGCCGGACAAGGCTGGCAGGGCTGCGAAAGCTGCCTGCGCCTGCAAGGCTGGAACCGGGCCCGACGTGTGGTGGTCTTGCGCCGTCGCCTCAACGACCAACGCCACCCCCGGGCCCGCCGCCGCCTCGTGCGCGAGCAAGCCGACCACGCTTTGCTGCTGAACATCCCCGACGCGGCCGCCTGCGAGCCGATCATCTACGAACATCAGATCCTCGTTACGAGCCTGCCCTACGAGATCCTTACCCTTGCCACCCTGTATCGGGAACGTGGGGGCGCGGAAAACCCCTTCGACGAGCTCAAGAACCAGTGGAGCTGGTCGGGGTTTACCTCCCAGGAGCTAAACTCCTGTCAGCACGCCGCGCGTTTGGCCGCACTGGTTTACAACTGGTGGACGCTCTATCACCGCCTGCTTCAACCCGGTCAGCACCACGAGGCGGTGAGTACACGTCCCCGTCTGCTCTGCGGAGCGACCCGGCAGAGCGAACACTCCGGTCAACGCCGCCTGGACGTGCGCTTGAGCCATGCCGAGGCACCTCGCCTGAGTGAACTCATCACAAAGCTGGCCAGATGGTTACATGGTATCCTTCATAATGCGGAGCAATGGAGTGTCGCCCAGCGCTGGGGGCAAATCGTAGCGAGGATTTTACAGGAAAACTTCCCTGTACTCGGCCCTGAACCGCCTTTGGCCACCGCCCCAAGCTGA
- a CDS encoding AraC family transcriptional regulator codes for MTKLKKQAFDRLAVIARRLPSPASPLHGVRRTPPPLPENIICFQRRSGDALNHPQKGRAMHHRHVLIVPLRGQAVVCAEDVELPLGPGEGLVILPYQYHHYLRPDRRLHWLFITFEYAQGVAMEPLRQVVFPVSAELAVQLAGLLSAHRDLADQGMPELRLALLLAELTPPPGRSGAEAKPKARLDLKVNHAAQQRRPTAPSIRELAGDLGMSQSNLRTRFRASCGVSLGRHMRTLRLERASGLLKMSTIRVSEIAEQCGFASVFSFSRAFKHHYGVAPTEFRANRPAVQAGST; via the coding sequence ATGACAAAATTAAAAAAGCAGGCGTTTGACCGGTTGGCGGTGATTGCCCGGCGCTTGCCCAGCCCGGCCAGCCCGCTCCACGGGGTGCGGCGCACGCCTCCGCCCTTGCCAGAGAACATCATCTGTTTTCAGCGCCGATCGGGGGACGCGCTAAACCACCCGCAAAAAGGCCGGGCGATGCACCATCGTCACGTGCTGATCGTGCCCTTGCGCGGTCAGGCGGTGGTTTGCGCCGAAGACGTCGAGCTACCACTCGGGCCCGGCGAGGGACTGGTGATCTTACCCTACCAGTATCACCATTACCTGCGGCCCGACCGGCGCCTGCACTGGTTATTCATCACATTCGAGTACGCCCAGGGCGTGGCGATGGAGCCGCTCCGCCAGGTGGTGTTTCCGGTGAGCGCGGAGCTGGCGGTGCAACTGGCCGGGCTGCTCAGCGCCCACCGCGATTTGGCCGACCAGGGGATGCCGGAGCTGCGGCTGGCCCTGCTCCTGGCGGAACTCACCCCGCCGCCCGGGCGGAGTGGCGCGGAGGCCAAGCCGAAGGCGCGGCTCGACTTGAAGGTTAACCATGCCGCGCAGCAACGCCGGCCGACCGCCCCGTCGATCCGCGAGTTGGCGGGCGACCTCGGGATGAGTCAGAGCAACCTGCGCACGCGCTTCCGCGCTTCCTGCGGGGTGAGTCTGGGCCGACACATGCGCACCCTGCGCCTAGAGCGCGCCAGCGGGTTGCTGAAGATGAGTACGATTCGCGTTTCCGAAATCGCCGAGCAATGCGGCTTCGCCTCGGTTTTCAGTTTCAGCCGGGCGTTTAAACACCACTACGGGGTCGCCCCGACTGAGTTCCGCGCGAATCGCCCCGCGGTTCAGGCCGGTTCCACGTAG